CCTCACCTCTGAAGACTCAGAATACAAAACAGAGATTGTCCTTGACTGAAAAAATGCACTGACCTTGGATAAAAAAAGGATTAACctattttaattttcaagagtcagtaaattattattattattattattattattattattattattattgcagaaTATTGCTGATCAATGCATTTGTAGTCGACAGGACATTTTTGGGCAAATAAACATTATTCTCTACCAGTTTGTTTTGGATCTCAGTGCTAAAAATCCTGGGCTTGAAAGTTTTACAGAACTTGATATGATTATTCACATTCATTGTCAGTACACATTGACCGTGTTTTGTTTCGTCCTTTGTTGGCTTTGATATTCCCTCTGCAAGGAAAATATCAGCAATGTTGGCCATTGTTTGTTTTTGAAGTCTGCCTTATTTGAGATGGTCCTTTTCATTCTACCCAGCTGTCAATAATAACTTTCTTTGCATGGTGAAGGCacttatttcaaaacaacaataGAGAGCAATGGCGAAATTTCTTCACCACATTCCCACAAAGTTCTGTGTGAAATTCCCaagtttcaaagttttccatttgattgacagttagtacatgtagatgtaatGAGATTcctaagttcaaagtgaattgTAAGAATTCAAAACGAACTTCGGAAACCACCTGTCCAAAGTTTTGTGAAACGCAGTTGTAAGAATAAGTGGCTGTCTCCTTGGGCTCAAAGAGATACAGACTATAATGTGCTGTTTAGACTATGCAACTTTGGGGTGCCCTGTAATGGAGCTACTATGCAGCAGAATAATTTTTGAACCAACAAGCAAATGAAAATAATTGAAGCAGGTTAAACCAGTCCCATAAACCTTGCTACTcagaaggattgaatctacagCTATACACAAGAGTTTTCACGTAATGACAATATTATGATACCATACAAAACACAAATACTAGTAATTGCTTAACAGGTTATAAAAGAGTCATTAAAATACACCCACTTAAAGTTTCTTGAGAttggattcagagctaccttcaCAATAAAACGTTAAAGGTGGCTTTGGGGAGCAGGGGTGGTGCAGTCGTGAGAGCAcaagcctcccaccaatgtggcctagGTTCTATTCCCAGACTTGTCATCATGTGGGTTGATTCTGGTGGTTCCtttctctgctccaagaggtttttctctgtgtactgcggttttcccctctccacaaaaaccagtATTTGGCTGTAGACCCTTGACAAGGTTTGTTCTCTTTTAATGAAGAACATTGATGTGGTTCCTTAAAagtaatattgtttttgttataacCATTCCAGGGGACCAGTACATAAACCTGGTGCTGCTACAGGGCCCGGACATCCTAGCAAGCTCTATGAGGGGCGAGGCGAAGGGTATGGTAGACCAGCTATTCTCAAACCAGAAGACATTCAGGCAATGGCAGATAATGACGAAGAAGAGGAGGGTGGATGGGCAGGTGTTCAGGACGAGGTTGATTATGCCGCAAAGCTAGACTTTGAagactttgaagaggaggacaAGCCTCCTGCAGAACCTGGAAGAGAGAAATCTGACAGAGATAGAAGCAACAATGAAGTAGACTCCAGATGGCAAAGTAGTGAGGGCAAATCTGTGAGTAGCATTTTGATTTTGAAGTAAAAAGTCATTTATAAATGTGTAAATGGTATGTGAAACATTCCAATCAAGTTGTTCTTTTCTGCAGGTTAAAGAGACAGGGCCATCTGTCACAAGGACAGTGTCGTCTGAAGCACAAGGGCATCCTCACCATTATGCTGATGGCAGGCAAATACCCTCAAGTCCTGGGATGCAGCCATTTGACAGTAAAGGTTCCCCTCCAGCTTCAGGATGGCCTATGCCGTACTCAAAACAAATACCTGCAGGGCAAAGAGGAGGAGGGCCACCACAACAGGCTCCCCTGGATCAAGGTAAACCATCATCCAAAGAAGAGCCAGTAGTAAATGAGTGGCAGAAACGAAGAGAGAAGCAGCAGGAAGAAATGCGTGCAGCAGTGGAAAGGGCAAGGAAAAGACGCGAAGAAGAAGAATTAAAAAGGCAACTTGAACAGAAAGCTGCTTCACATGCCAAATTGAAGGAACTGGAACAGAAACGGGCAAGGAGAGAGAGTGGAAAAGAAGGAGATGATGCTTGGGCTGAAGAGCTAGACTTCATTGAAAAAGATGTACATATCAAAGAACCAGTGACTGATGAAATGGTGGCAGAGAGTCTTGAAAGAGTGCAAGAACCTCAGAATACAGCAGTGGATCAACATGATAATGCCATGTTGAGAAATGACAATTCAGAACGTCTGAGTCGTGTTCGGAATGACAGTGATTCTAGTGATGCTTCCAGATCCAGTTCTTCAAGAGGTACTTCGCGACCTCATCATCACCCAAGAGATATTCCACCTCGCTTccagcagcaacaacagcagcagcagcaactgcggcagcaacagcaacaacacATTCAGTCCAATTATTATCATCAGCAACAGCCTTATCCACATCAGTACCAAACCCACCACCAACAGCTTTCTAGATCATCACATCAGAGGGAGTTTCAAGAAGGGCCGCTCTCAGTCAGCAGCCATCCAGTTGTAGACTCGGGTAAGTTAGATTCCCACGGTTCTCAGTGCATTGCTGTGTTCTCTAGTAGCTGGTAAATAAGCCAGTTTCCGGTACCTCTCTTTTAAAAGTGCTGGCTTGTTTGATAAAAAGACAGTCTAATGTTTGCTCTTATCTAAACTGGCATGACTGACagcatttattttaattttgatagTTAAGACATATTTAAGTATAAAAGTATTGATTACCATGAGCTTCAGAGATGGGTCTAGATTAATTTTGTTCTTGCTGAATTCTTCAACAACTCGGTTTAGAACATTACAATTCTCAGTTTGACACGTACAATCCTGATGACAtgctctgcataattttaaccTGCATGTTCACTGACTGTTTAATATTCCAAATTAATGCATTTGCAGTAGCAAAGCAACAAATCGTTCATTAGGTTTGTCTGGTAGAAAGAACGTATTgcctattaaaaataataataataataataataaacaaactttggaaaataccactCCAACTAAGGCACCTAAGCAGCAACTACTTGTACGGCAACAAGGGgttgacaaaacaattattttttaatgagcaaaattGTTGGCTATCCACGCCCAGCATATACACAAACTCAAACAACTCGAACAACTCAAAGTCGGGTTCTGTGAAGGACATGAGCACCCGAAAAATAAAATTGcatgtaatttagatttttgcGCGAAACACAGTCGAGGTTTCTTTGTCACGAAAGAAAGTAGAAAATATTGGCAAAGTCGTCAGGTGGCTAGTTTTTCGTTTTGGctacaatcgtggacaaaaCTCTTAAGAAAAATGACCCTTCCAAGCGCTTTCAGTGGTAAGCAAACAATTGACCATATTtaaaccccctccccccatctcaatgttgttttttgGGGCTCATGACCAGTTTCCTGGAAATCAACTTTGGATTGGGAGAGGAAGGAGAAGGAACAGTTGTGGAATTCACAATGGAGAAAAAGGGAACAAATTCTTTTTGTCGGTTTGTGTAGGGTTTTCTTTCCGCGTTTTGTCCACTATTGTAGCTCTTGTTGAATACTGTGCAAACATGAAAAATAACCTGGAAACCAAAAAAAGTGTCCAACAATTATATTGAAGACGTAAAAAATTAGCAGGTGTGGATGTAGTCGTTTTAAGTGGCTTCTTTATTCCTTTGCAGGCCCTGTTTCACCTTCACAACCCGTTAAACCTGATCTCCCTGTCAAAAGAATAATGAAGCGCTCGGATAGCAGTAGTACAGCAGGAGATGACATATCAAGTGTCAAGTCATTAGAAAGTGCGACTGGTGAACCAGCCAGAGAAATTGAAAAGCGAGCATCTGCCGCCCCAGAACAACAGACAATTGAAAATACTGAAGTAATTGGTGAACAAACCAAGGAGCAAAGTTTGGAGGCCGTGAATTTAAAGGCCAAAACGCAAGACGATCTTGACTTACCTGTCTTTGAGGAAGATGGTATTGTTGAATCACGTGATGAAAGACACCAACAGCAGCAGGAGGCTGAGAAGCCGAGGGTTTCTGAATCAGACAAGGAAAAGGTGATTTCAAAAGAGAAATTACCTGAAAAGAAAGAGAGGAAGGAAAGTCGTGAAGCTGCAAGAAAACCTCCTCCCGAGAAGATGCCACAGATCAAAGACAGGCGCGAAGACAGGCGCGAAGACAGGCGAGGCACTAAACGAGACACAAGACCGTATGAAAGACGACGAAATGATGATTCGAAAGACTTGGGGAAACGTAAAAGAGATGACAGTGATGAAGGTGGTTATGTTCCCGAGAGAAGGGGAAGGTTTGCTGGACGTGATGACTCAAAACGAGATAggtactccgagtttcgtggcCGTGGTAGGGTAAGCTTCCCTGTTAGAGGACTTGGCCGTGGAATGGGACCAAGTGGAACAAGCTATAGAGGCCGTGGAAGGGGAGAAAGAGGAGTCAGAGATTATAGAGAACCGAAACCATTCAGAAGTCGTGAACCTAAACCTTTATCACCTGCTAAGAGTCTTGATGGAGAACAGAAGCCAGCTCAGGAAGACAAGGAGAACGTCGCAGCGAAAGAAAACTCTAGCATTCCAGAAAATGACACGActaagaaagaagaaaagattGTAGTTGTGGTGAAACAGTTGGACATTGAAGATGGTTTGTTACATCCTGAGAAAGAGTTAGTGACTGGTAAGGAAGATGAAGGGGTGGATAAGGAGAAGAAGGACGTCATTCTaaagcaagaaaacaaagaaggagAAAGCAAGGACAGCACCTCAAGGTTAGCCGACAATGATACTGACACGGTGTCAAGACAGGATCCAAGAAAAAGACAAGATAATAACAGAGAAACTGATAATCTGAAACCAAAAGGGCGGGGTGGATTTGGAAAGCCTTCTCAGTATTCAGACGATTCCAGAAGGATATCTCATGATGACAAGCGACCAAGTGGGAAAACATTTCCCGACAGACGGCGACCATATAATGACAAGGGTAGAGATCGAGGTGAGGACCATGAGAACAAACGCTTTTCACGGAATTACAATAAAGACCAGACCAGCCAACGATCTGCTGGAAGGGAAAACAGAAATAAGGATAGAGGTCGAGAAAAGGAACAAAAAGGGTATTCTAACTATGACAGAGATGCAGTGAACAGGCGTTACTCTCAGGATGACAGAAAGAAGCGACTCGGTGAAAAAGACGATGAGCAGCAATATTCAAGGCCAAGAGGAGATGAAAGAAACCAGAGAGGGGGCTACCGATCCTCTTATTCAACTCGTGGTCGCTTCAGCAAACCACCTGTACGACCTTCTACTCGCGGTGGAAGATCAAGCCAGCCAGTTGCTAGTgggcaatttggaaataattacAGACGTTCAAAATCAACAGATGAAGAACTTTCTGAGGATGATTACGAAAGTGATTCAAGCAGCTACACGACTGCCACGTCTGCATCTGAAGAAAGAAGGGATGATAAGACCTCAGACAAAGAGACTGACCCAAAGAAAGGAAGAGAGAGTAGTTCAGGATTTGCGAAAAAAACTATGCCTTCTTCACGATCTGCCAGGCCACCACTTAGAGGAAAGGTGGCGTCAAGAGCTGGTCCACGGGGCACAGGTGGGTTTGGAAGAAGCAGAAGAGAAGTGGAACGTCCTCCCCGTTTTCAGAAGCAGCAGGAACGCGAAAGAGCCAGCTTTACTAGAGGTGTTTCTCGTGGTGACAGACATAATGAGGGAGGTGAAAATAGACCTGGGAGAGGACGGGgcagaggaagaggaagaaaagatCAGCTTCCATTGAATAGCTCTGTGATACCAGTGACAGAGGACTGGGATCAAGAAGTGGGCAGTTCTGTTAAAGAGGGGGAAAGCTCAAGAAATGAAAAGTTAGAGACAAGGAAGGAGTCCATTTCGAGAAAAGGGTTTTCATCTTCGAGGCCCTTTTTAGACCGTACTAGAAAAGATAAGGGAAGAGAGTCTGGTGGGGCACCAAACACATCCTCAAGAAGAGAGCCTTTTTTAGTGGAAAGGCAGCAGGCAAAAGTTGAAGGTTCCAAGTTTACCGGTGGGGAACCTCGGGTGCCTTTGCCTGCTGCTAGAAATGGCTTTAGTAAGGATGGAAACCGCAGATCAGACGTGCAGAGTGGTCCTCACAGCACTGGACTGGACAGCATTAACACCGGGTCAAGCGAATCTAGCAAAGTAGGAAGACAACAAGATCCCAGTTTAAGAAAGACTGACATTCAGCAGTTTGATTTGCACAATATTGCTGGTGTGATCTGTATTGATGATATGACAGATGACGACTCAGATATTTCGTCTACTCTCAGTGGCTTTGTCGAGGTTACCTCTCGTCGAACCCAAAAGGAGAACAAAGAAAGGCAGCGGGAAGAGgaggagagaagaaagaaaactgatgaaCAAATTAGGCAACGCAGCAACCAGACAGGAAACAAAAAGGGCCAGTCAACCAAGCCTCCTCGGTTTAGCAAGCAGCATTCACCTCAGGTCAACACGCAAAGTAAAGCAGTAGGAGTCATTGGAAAATCAGTTCACGGTGCTCTGTCTGAGGCTGTTGCTGGGCTCGCCAACACTACATCCAACAGTAATGCATCTAGTGCAAGCTCCACAAAACGCAATAGTCCAATAACTGTTGAAAGGCCAGTGTCGCCTGCCCCACCCCCAGTTTTTAATGCATGGGACAAACCTCTCAATATTGTTACCCCTGCCAAACCACCAAGTGCCTCTCCTCAAGTGATCACAACAATACCAGACCCTCTTGCAGTTGGAAGTGGAAAGCCATCATCCACCCGCCCTGCTCAGTCTGTAAGTGCAGTGCAGTTGATGAAATTAGTTAGCGCTGTTTTAGTTTGCTTGGTTTATGTGAACTGAGGAGTAAGTCTGGGTAAATATGTAAACGTGAATGTTGCTCGTAGTTTTGCTTACACATCGCTACCTTAATTAAGTCTATTTGGGAATTAAAATGCAAAGTTGGAAGAAATTATCAGGAGCGATtgatagccaccttcacaaatATTCTTAAGTAGCGCTGAGTCCGCTCCAGAGattttcttaaactttgcagagtttcatCTCAGCCTGCTAATAACTTTTCAGCAATAGAAAATGTGAtgaccgagtttgtttttgagttcTCATGGtgacctattacgtcacattatgAGTGCAACGTGTTCAGAAATTATTCCAgttgatctggtgacgtaatttggaggactcggaagaaaaattttaacgccgtatcccacaacctcGCGGGGCCTTagatgttgtttccaaactccctgcggtgccttccatcgccaaaactcaacagattattctgtgtctaccacattttctgttactgaatgaacatttaAGTAGAAAcaacgagatctaacctcgcctttgccatgttgaattaaaaaataaggccgcgcgcggttttGGGATACGGCGCTAAAGTTTTTCTCctcagtcctccgaattacgtcaccagatcacctggttggGGTTTCATTTGGTACCCGAACATTGCCGTTGCGTAAAACGTTGGTGATTCCCTGGTATTGCACTGTGCATCGTGTTCTGCGCATAAGtatcaatattcaggcatggctacgaggcgTTTTGGTCAAATTTGAgacttttttgcagatacggcggccattttgattgttattgtttcaaatagctattatgggatgcccagggggcaaatacatgtTAATTTGctccctgagcatcccatagtgtctttcgaaacaataaaaatcaaaatggccgccgtatctgcaaaaaggtctcaACCAGTTCTGTTTTCGTTGCCTCGCCATTCTCAAGGGAGAtatctaaacaaaacaatatttaaatgcaaccataaagcctcgtagccatatgtgaatattgatatatcaaaCGTGgctaaaaacatttcaaaatggcgacctctCGTGcaggaaagctcgctagaaagaagaatggccgttttaaGAGCACAGCAGTTAAGATCAAAACCGAAAACTTTTTAGACTCTCGGTAAAGAAAGTCGAGTAATAGTCTTGCCCTTAAATTACGTCAGGAAAAAAGAAGTTAACGGAAAAGAGTATTCGGCGTCATCACTCGTgaacacaaaattgtctccttgaGATCACGCACCCAAGGAATATTTGTAATCGGTGACTTTTCAACACTTGTGTCTGtaccataaaacaaacattaaattatttcttttgagcaatacaatacacctgtttGTTTCTTCAACAATTACGTCAAAGCAGTGCTTCCTGTTCTGCGAAACGTAgcgtgaaccgatggaacaaacttgtccttaatagacctttttggcttgtacattttgttttcccaatacagatcacgt
The sequence above is a segment of the Montipora foliosa isolate CH-2021 chromosome 2, ASM3666993v2, whole genome shotgun sequence genome. Coding sequences within it:
- the LOC137992934 gene encoding protein PRRC2C-like; this encodes MSDRFGLKVKENAGKTKYSSLNLNQTYKGTKVETKTSSGAARHGLQSLGKVGASRRIPPPANLPSLKSENSGNDPTVSLVPSGGGGWGSAKEKPPEGTQGAPQPAPPSSTPQQTNVPSTQQPLLQPQRPVPPPSHPQPPQTQSQNSGQSQTQPVKQQQSQVKTWGSVSSNGAGGSGRTYSQQEMPYFNREFPVLGVGNSGERMPPNMEEKDFAQYGPRPVIRNTHEPAWMERSASGPQPSDYSAARERPEVYNGGPGPGYTGGPHYRRPPDYQHLPHGKSHSLGYPPHHHGNGPHGYGPGPGRPLHGNPPDYATRGPVHKPGAATGPGHPSKLYEGRGEGYGRPAILKPEDIQAMADNDEEEEGGWAGVQDEVDYAAKLDFEDFEEEDKPPAEPGREKSDRDRSNNEVDSRWQSSEGKSVKETGPSVTRTVSSEAQGHPHHYADGRQIPSSPGMQPFDSKGSPPASGWPMPYSKQIPAGQRGGGPPQQAPLDQGKPSSKEEPVVNEWQKRREKQQEEMRAAVERARKRREEEELKRQLEQKAASHAKLKELEQKRARRESGKEGDDAWAEELDFIEKDVHIKEPVTDEMVAESLERVQEPQNTAVDQHDNAMLRNDNSERLSRVRNDSDSSDASRSSSSRGTSRPHHHPRDIPPRFQQQQQQQQQLRQQQQQHIQSNYYHQQQPYPHQYQTHHQQLSRSSHQREFQEGPLSVSSHPVVDSGPVSPSQPVKPDLPVKRIMKRSDSSSTAGDDISSVKSLESATGEPAREIEKRASAAPEQQTIENTEVIGEQTKEQSLEAVNLKAKTQDDLDLPVFEEDGIVESRDERHQQQQEAEKPRVSESDKEKVISKEKLPEKKERKESREAARKPPPEKMPQIKDRREDRREDRRGTKRDTRPYERRRNDDSKDLGKRKRDDSDEGGYVPERRGRFAGRDDSKRDRYSEFRGRGRVSFPVRGLGRGMGPSGTSYRGRGRGERGVRDYREPKPFRSREPKPLSPAKSLDGEQKPAQEDKENVAAKENSSIPENDTTKKEEKIVVVVKQLDIEDGLLHPEKELVTGKEDEGVDKEKKDVILKQENKEGESKDSTSRLADNDTDTVSRQDPRKRQDNNRETDNLKPKGRGGFGKPSQYSDDSRRISHDDKRPSGKTFPDRRRPYNDKGRDRGEDHENKRFSRNYNKDQTSQRSAGRENRNKDRGREKEQKGYSNYDRDAVNRRYSQDDRKKRLGEKDDEQQYSRPRGDERNQRGGYRSSYSTRGRFSKPPVRPSTRGGRSSQPVASGQFGNNYRRSKSTDEELSEDDYESDSSSYTTATSASEERRDDKTSDKETDPKKGRESSSGFAKKTMPSSRSARPPLRGKVASRAGPRGTGGFGRSRREVERPPRFQKQQERERASFTRGVSRGDRHNEGGENRPGRGRGRGRGRKDQLPLNSSVIPVTEDWDQEVGSSVKEGESSRNEKLETRKESISRKGFSSSRPFLDRTRKDKGRESGGAPNTSSRREPFLVERQQAKVEGSKFTGGEPRVPLPAARNGFSKDGNRRSDVQSGPHSTGLDSINTGSSESSKVGRQQDPSLRKTDIQQFDLHNIAGVICIDDMTDDDSDISSTLSGFVEVTSRRTQKENKERQREEEERRKKTDEQIRQRSNQTGNKKGQSTKPPRFSKQHSPQVNTQSKAVGVIGKSVHGALSEAVAGLANTTSNSNASSASSTKRNSPITVERPVSPAPPPVFNAWDKPLNIVTPAKPPSASPQVITTIPDPLAVGSGKPSSTRPAQSGTVMPAVPPSLIEDASVEEDYIAMTKEIALLAPPEEPDEREEPSQTVNSTKPKVVIADQTSEVSKDASEKRTQSKPQREKPPRFDRISKRKVAAANSEETKKETYAGGKARKSSRENLGPQNQQAKASADNNPKRKNQTQSSTQQPPSAAEDEIPDGLKSTQDVLESKDHDVSARATASDEGSDEKDALKESEGQEGKDDSESESSRKDSEPDLNVDSSERNSDGDNLFTASSLTVDIHERSTAERPVREPSPVSPAIFEMSMKMEASRKLWENGLEIRRPGNPVTAWEETLRTPSVSSSIVGMPVVESPDLRLSDDQVVVSKPQADVDVNPSKPDSKSTDGMNFNKKPGTGEQQNVCKVKPQQQQQPSVKPQQSNPVVAQTPEESRPNELNTVPLTQPLLTQEQLLAHQAMPQRYAFPFVSQLMDLQQRQPFLRQPQIQQLQEANQQVTPTFPITHVQEVNQTRASSSPLSQAAQDIYQSSFLASGVYSAGTFQGAQPFVSIALLPSTTTQSYATSTPTTQTASLIGIHTQQQAKTASGAVFPQNVNPQGGQTMYVPFDPKSLSGGTPLFNLTQHPPAAQRHLLGGQPGLVGDNVPRQGGFPTPPPGHQPFQGTYSFHQKQAAYDVSQDMQINQKSPEQTAFNRQSELVKHVNAKPFEPPKRSTPGTGSSGSAPIGPLVSSAFTRNPNMMAIRPSPPDAGGPSQSPPVSTSILSGRPVSVSPVDPGVPFPGAVGTFPKHPAISQFQVQQQPQGVQPQQFTPFQQQAVGIQHALQIRPQGQQQQQTVNSLPGATAAILPNPAVLAATIPRQLVRAPGLGAIGLGGPQPSPNAQRFPAPIQRPMAASLMHGMHHMQAPRGPRPQSAPPQMIPAKQQAPSSRPQMLQGALPPQDPMAAAFKYEQHHKMMEQTRMFFAQQGHQQQHRVPQQNISDEQQLKAVTSLQGDKANVKAPALRETNKLQDKKDEVTSRNKKPSSEQANKTSKTTKVDSKPDESNKDKNSKQDGKIAVAKSVGSGSTGSGVVRIQPLHMHSRSKPNRPRGPPRMPGMPPNKAKLSGRPEKEVKDASTSEHPGESQSPRNSDQAKASDVQSVSPLGVNQG